In the Candidatus Kuenenbacteria bacterium genome, ACGTTCGGTATCAATAAAAGATTTTGGCGAGATAAAGACGGAATATGATTTTGTACCTCTTTTTACATATTCCTCAAGGTGGCGATGTATGGAAAACGACTCTCTAATATGTTGCTGTGTTCCCGTTAGCAAGGTTACTTCGACTAAAACCGTGTCTTTATCTTCCAAACATTCAATATCAGGACTTCCGCCAGAAGCGAAGCTCGTCGGCAATCCTTCGTCATCTGAAACAAAATTTGGTTTTACGATAACATTCGGTAATTTTTTAAGGATTGCCAAGGATGTCAAAAATTCCAAGCGCAATGGCTGTTCAATAACTTTCAAGATATCATCACTTGAAGATTTTTTCTGTGCCAAATTAAGCAGTTCGTTTTTAATAGATTCCCAAGCGTAATGATTAACCCATTTTTCCAATTCCGCTTTTGTGGTTTTTGCTGGGGCTTTAAATACTGAAAGTGTTGAAATTAAATCGTGATCAACTTGCCCGATGTATTTAAAAAATTCTTTTTCCGTTTTAAATTCCTTGTAGGAAATATAGTTTTTCAAAATATAATCTACGGTCGCAGATTCCTTTGTATTTATATCTATAAAACGACCTCCGCCACGCAAAGAAAACAAGCCAGTCAAGCGCATTTTTCGTATAAAATCGTCAGGATAATCGCCGAGAATTGAATTATCATCTCGCTTTGTTTCGTTTAATAATTTATAGCAAAGATCCAAAACTACTTCGTTACTGGGCGTGTAGCTGTGCTTTTTGCGTAGTTTCTTTATCTCTTTATATAAACCCTCGGCATTGTCATCCTGCCAGCATAGCAATAACGGTATTTCTGCTCTGGATATACCAGCTCCTTTGTACGCAGGATCATCATTCAAAAGTTTTATGGTTTGTATGAGCAAAATAAGCGGAACATTTTTATTTAAAACACGGCGAAACGGATTTTGGCGTTGATATTTTGCAAAAGCATTGGCAAAAACCATTAACTCGTTTTCTGGTTTTTCCTTGTCCAATAACATTTTTCCGCTTTCGGAAAATTTTATTTCTTCATTTTGCCAATACCAAACAAGGCCAAGTTCTTTGGCGATTTTAAACCAAGTATCAAATCTTGATGGCCATCCTTTTTCAAATCCTGCTTCTTTGTGGCTTTGTGGATTATCGGAAAATACTTTTTCGGTCTCTGTTTCAGTTAACTCAACCTCGTTTTTCCATTTATCTTTTATAGCCGAAGACACCTTCATTGGCTGATATAATCCTTTTTGAATTAAGGATTTGGCGACTTTATCTATAATTTCATTTGTTAAAATTTCGCCGTCATATTCCGCAAGTACGGTTAAAAAATCCTTCAATCGTTCAGGATTTCTCATTGTAGTTGTAAACAGTAATGGCTTGTATTCAGATTGTCGTTTATTCATAAATTTAATAGTTAGTGATCAAAACTTCCTTAATTATCTTTTTGCCGTTGTTATGATAATTAATGTAGTTGCTTTCAATTTTGTGTACTTTATATTTTTTCATCCATTTCAGCAGTAGGTCGTTTTTACTTCCGTTATAGTGAGTAACATTTGATAAGGCAAACTTAACCCCCTTTTTGTCTAAGTCATCAATTATTTTTAATAAATCGGCCTCTGATTTTTGATTCCATAATTTATTATATTCACTTGCGGATATTAAATATGGAGGATCTAAATATATAAAATCATTTTTTGAATATTTTTTGTCCGAAAAAAACTTTTTAAAATCTTTTGAAGTTATAGATATTTTTTTATCATGCACAAAATCAAAGTATCCGTTCAGGGCGTTAACCACATTTTTATTAAAATCAACATTACCAACAGGTAAATTAAATTTTCCTCCGCCATTAAATCTTAACATTCTATTGAATCCGTAAATAAGCAGAATATACAAAATCAGAGGGTCATTTTTCTGATAATTATTTACGCACAATCTCAATTTATCGTATCCGTCTTTATTAAATCTTGCGTAATAAGTTTTTTTAAATTCTTTTTTTAGCGAATCAGGGACA is a window encoding:
- a CDS encoding AlwI family type II restriction endonuclease, with protein sequence MNKRQSEYKPLLFTTTMRNPERLKDFLTVLAEYDGEILTNEIIDKVAKSLIQKGLYQPMKVSSAIKDKWKNEVELTETETEKVFSDNPQSHKEAGFEKGWPSRFDTWFKIAKELGLVWYWQNEEIKFSESGKMLLDKEKPENELMVFANAFAKYQRQNPFRRVLNKNVPLILLIQTIKLLNDDPAYKGAGISRAEIPLLLCWQDDNAEGLYKEIKKLRKKHSYTPSNEVVLDLCYKLLNETKRDDNSILGDYPDDFIRKMRLTGLFSLRGGGRFIDINTKESATVDYILKNYISYKEFKTEKEFFKYIGQVDHDLISTLSVFKAPAKTTKAELEKWVNHYAWESIKNELLNLAQKKSSSDDILKVIEQPLRLEFLTSLAILKKLPNVIVKPNFVSDDEGLPTSFASGGSPDIECLEDKDTVLVEVTLLTGTQQHIRESFSIHRHLEEYVKRGTKSYSVFISPKSFIDTERYFDFIKKDGLEVRILNIDKLVNGLEMKTTLNEVTI
- a CDS encoding Dam family site-specific DNA-(adenine-N6)-methyltransferase — its product is MTTKIRRSPLFYVGDKYKLMKQLVNLFPKEINNFYEPFVGGGTVFLNIEAKKYFLNDIDKHLINIHKLLIASAKNPEGFFKDAEKIIHKYKLSHSYKKDIVPDSLKKEFKKTYYARFNKDGYDKLRLCVNNYQKNDPLILYILLIYGFNRMLRFNGGGKFNLPVGNVDFNKNVVNALNGYFDFVHDKKISITSKDFKKFFSDKKYSKNDFIYLDPPYLISASEYNKLWNQKSEADLLKIIDDLDKKGVKFALSNVTHYNGSKNDLLLKWMKKYKVHKIESNYINYHNNGKKIIKEVLITNY